The window GATACTGAACTTTTTGTACCGCAAAAGCTTAAAAATAATATCTTTACTTTTCTTCATATCTCTAATCTTATTGCTCTTAAAAATCCAGATGCCATAATTAATGCAGCTGTTAGGCTTAGAAAAGAATTTGAAAATTTTGAACTTCACATTGGAGGTGATGGAGATGTAGAAAGGTTAGATAGCCTGATCTTGAAGTACAATGGAAAAGAATATATTAAAACTTTTGCTGAAATAGCCTATCAGGAAGTTGCTGAAAAAATGAGACAAAGTGATTGTTTTGTTCTTTTCAGTGATTATGAAAGCTTTTCATGTGTTCTTCTGGAATCCCTTTCTTCCGGTGTTCCGGTAATTGCTACCAGAGTAGGGGCTATCCCCGAAATTATCAATGAAAATCAGGGGATCATTATTGATAAGTCTGAAGAAGAGCTCTATATGGCAATGAAAAATATGTTATGTGGAAATCATAAAACAGATTCCCCGGAAGCACTTCACCAGTATGTTGTAGATAATTTTTCTATACCAGCTATTGCTAAGCAATTTAGTGAAGTTTATAAAAGCATTGTTTAAAGCAGTAAATTTGGTGTTTCTTTATTTCCTGTTGACTATACTGAAATGAAAAGCTTAAAAGATTTTATTAATGCATTTCTTGCTAACAAAGGGCAGCATGTATTTTTTTCCTTGCTTATAATGAAAATATGTGCATTTTCAGGGTCTCTATTCATGATCAGGATATTGTCGGAAAAAGATTTTGGACTGCTA of the Chryseobacterium capnotolerans genome contains:
- a CDS encoding glycosyltransferase, whose protein sequence is MKILFISSWFPNRQEPTNGNFVQRHAEAVALLHEVEILHAIGDPHQEEELIFEDQMINGIRTLIVYYRGSRNPVLNFRNRMNAYQKGFSELKKPDLVHANILHNSMFFAVYLKEKFRIPFVVSEHWSGFLPVNRFKLSVINILTARYIGGKASYIFPVSKVLMNNLKDLKIGKNSKVVGNVVDTELFVPQKLKNNIFTFLHISNLIALKNPDAIINAAVRLRKEFENFELHIGGDGDVERLDSLILKYNGKEYIKTFAEIAYQEVAEKMRQSDCFVLFSDYESFSCVLLESLSSGVPVIATRVGAIPEIINENQGIIIDKSEEELYMAMKNMLCGNHKTDSPEALHQYVVDNFSIPAIAKQFSEVYKSIV